The following are encoded together in the Pseudodesulfovibrio indicus genome:
- a CDS encoding branched-chain amino acid ABC transporter permease, with protein MDYFLELFMGGLTRGSIYALIALGYTMVYGIIELINFAHGEIYMIGAFTGLIVAGLLTMLGFPGASILVIAIVCAVIWAAAYGYTLEKVAYKPLRNAPRLSPLISAIGMSIFLQNYVMLAQTSDFLPFPELIPHFAFLENLGTIMSSAELVIILATVASCVGLTLFIKFTKLGKAMRATAQNRKMAMLVGINVDMVISATFVIGSSLAAVGGVLIASHIGQINYFIGFIAGIKAFTAAVLGGIGSLPGAMLGALVLGLTEAFATGYVSSDYEDVFAFMLLVLILIFRPSGIMGKEKAQKV; from the coding sequence CACCATGGTCTACGGCATCATCGAGCTGATCAACTTCGCCCACGGCGAGATATACATGATCGGCGCGTTCACCGGCCTCATCGTCGCCGGCCTGCTGACCATGCTGGGCTTCCCCGGCGCGTCAATCCTGGTCATCGCCATCGTCTGCGCGGTGATTTGGGCGGCGGCCTACGGGTACACCCTGGAGAAAGTGGCCTACAAGCCCCTGCGCAACGCGCCCAGGCTGTCGCCCCTGATCTCCGCAATCGGCATGTCGATCTTCTTGCAGAACTACGTCATGCTCGCCCAAACCTCCGATTTTCTTCCCTTCCCTGAACTCATCCCCCATTTCGCCTTCCTGGAGAACCTGGGGACCATCATGAGCTCGGCCGAGCTGGTCATCATCCTGGCCACCGTGGCATCCTGCGTGGGGCTGACGCTGTTCATCAAGTTCACCAAGCTGGGCAAGGCCATGCGCGCCACGGCCCAGAACCGCAAGATGGCCATGCTGGTCGGCATCAACGTGGATATGGTCATCTCGGCGACCTTCGTCATCGGGTCCAGCCTGGCCGCCGTGGGCGGCGTGCTCATCGCCTCGCACATCGGCCAGATCAACTACTTCATCGGCTTCATCGCGGGCATCAAGGCGTTCACCGCCGCCGTGCTCGGCGGCATCGGCTCCCTGCCCGGGGCCATGCTCGGAGCCCTGGTTCTCGGCCTGACCGAGGCGTTCGCCACCGGCTACGTCTCCTCGGACTACGAGGACGTCTTCGCCTTCATGCTGCTCGTCCTCATCCTGATCTTCAGGCCGTCGGGCATCATGGGCAAGGAAAAGGCCCAGAAGGTCTAA